From the genome of Bosea sp. Tri-49, one region includes:
- a CDS encoding DUF2161 domain-containing phosphodiesterase: METSLYPPVKRFLEGLGYVVKGEIGRCDLVGLREGDATVVVIGELKLAFNLELILQGVDRLRLGDEIWLAAQLSVRGKGRESDPRYRDLCRRLGFGLLGVSSTGRVEVLVSPTAPTPRKNPRARSRLVDEHRRRKGDPAAGGSTRQPIMTAYRQQALACAAAMSAEPRRPRDLRPSCPDAQKILHSNVYGWFERAERGVYGLTEAGRSALERWEPTLAPAEPDRSGLSAA, from the coding sequence TTGGAAACCTCGCTCTACCCGCCCGTGAAGCGCTTCCTCGAGGGGCTCGGCTATGTCGTGAAGGGCGAAATCGGCCGCTGCGATCTCGTCGGCCTCCGGGAGGGCGATGCCACTGTGGTGGTGATCGGCGAGCTCAAGCTCGCCTTCAACCTGGAGCTCATTCTGCAGGGCGTCGACAGGCTGCGCCTCGGCGACGAGATCTGGCTGGCGGCGCAGCTCTCGGTCCGGGGCAAGGGCCGGGAGAGCGATCCACGCTATCGCGATCTCTGTCGGCGTCTCGGCTTCGGCCTGCTCGGCGTCTCCAGCACCGGCCGTGTCGAGGTGCTGGTCTCGCCGACGGCACCGACGCCGCGCAAGAACCCGCGGGCCCGTTCGCGACTTGTCGACGAGCATCGGCGGCGCAAGGGCGATCCGGCGGCCGGCGGCAGCACGCGCCAGCCGATCATGACCGCCTATCGCCAGCAGGCGCTCGCCTGCGCTGCGGCGATGAGCGCCGAGCCGAGGCGCCCGCGAGACCTAAGGCCATCATGCCCCGATGCCCAGAAGATCCTGCACAGCAACGTCTATGGCTGGTTCGAGCGGGCCGAGCGCGGCGTCTACGGCCTGACTGAGGCCGGCCGTAGCGCTCTGGAGCGGTGGGAGCCAACCCTTGCCCCAGCCGAGCCCGATCGCAGTGGTCTATCGGCCGCCTAG
- the pyrC gene encoding dihydroorotase, whose product MSVTELFGSTEAKAAGTFETLTIRRPDDWHVHLRDGAMLKAVLPFTAAQFKRGIIMPNLVPPVTSVDAASAYRERILAARPEGSDFIPLMTCYLTDTTDPGEIERGFRERVWAAAKLYPAGATTNAHHGVTSILKLAPVLERMEKIGMPVLVHGEATDPAVDIFDREAVFMETEMLPLLKRHQGLKVVVEHVTTAETVELVRAHAGRAAGTITPHHLIINRTSIFQGGLRPHLYCLPVAKRERHRLALRKAATAGDGNFFIGTDTAPHLRGAKQAECCSAGVFGGATALQTYVQVFDEEGALPHFEAFASENGARFYGLPLNEGTITLEKQPCRVSPAIAVGEEDVVVFRGGEELPWSLSEVRT is encoded by the coding sequence ATGAGCGTCACGGAACTCTTCGGCAGCACTGAAGCCAAGGCCGCCGGCACCTTCGAGACGCTGACGATCCGCCGTCCGGACGATTGGCACGTGCATCTGCGCGACGGAGCGATGCTGAAGGCGGTGCTGCCCTTCACCGCCGCCCAGTTCAAGCGCGGCATCATCATGCCGAACCTGGTGCCGCCGGTGACATCAGTCGATGCGGCCTCCGCCTATCGCGAGCGCATCCTCGCGGCGCGACCAGAGGGCAGCGACTTCATCCCGCTGATGACCTGCTATCTCACCGATACGACAGATCCGGGCGAGATCGAACGCGGCTTCCGCGAGCGCGTCTGGGCCGCCGCCAAGCTTTATCCGGCCGGCGCCACCACCAACGCCCATCACGGCGTCACCAGCATCTTGAAGCTCGCCCCGGTGCTGGAGCGGATGGAAAAGATCGGCATGCCGGTCCTCGTCCATGGCGAGGCGACCGATCCCGCCGTCGACATCTTCGATCGCGAGGCGGTGTTCATGGAAACCGAGATGCTGCCGCTCCTGAAGCGGCACCAGGGCCTGAAAGTGGTGGTCGAGCACGTTACCACCGCCGAGACGGTCGAGTTGGTGCGCGCCCATGCCGGCCGCGCGGCGGGCACGATCACGCCGCACCATCTGATCATCAACCGGACCTCGATCTTCCAGGGTGGATTGCGGCCGCATCTGTATTGCCTGCCGGTTGCCAAGCGCGAGCGCCATCGTCTCGCTCTGCGCAAGGCCGCGACCGCCGGCGACGGCAACTTCTTCATCGGCACCGACACCGCCCCGCATCTGCGCGGCGCCAAGCAGGCCGAATGCTGCTCGGCTGGCGTCTTCGGTGGCGCCACCGCCTTGCAGACCTATGTCCAGGTCTTCGACGAGGAGGGCGCCCTCCCGCATTTCGAGGCGTTCGCCTCGGAGAACGGCGCGCGCTTCTACGGCCTGCCGCTCAACGAAGGCACGATCACGCTGGAGAAGCAGCCCTGCCGGGTCTCGCCTGCCATCGCGGTCGGCGAGGAGGACGTCGTCGTCTTCCGCGGCGGCGAGGAACTGCCCTGGTCGCTCAGCGAGGTGAGGACGTAA
- a CDS encoding tautomerase family protein has translation MPIVTIQVTREGSGPGRSSVTPEEKARLIAGASQLLLDVLNKPLDATFVVIEEVELDNWGWGGLPVPEYRKRRPAS, from the coding sequence ATGCCGATCGTCACCATCCAGGTCACCCGCGAGGGCTCCGGCCCGGGCCGCTCCTCGGTCACGCCTGAGGAGAAGGCGAGGCTCATCGCCGGCGCCAGCCAGCTCCTGCTCGACGTGCTGAACAAGCCGCTCGATGCGACCTTCGTCGTGATCGAGGAGGTCGAGCTCGACAATTGGGGCTGGGGTGGCCTGCCCGTCCCGGAATACCGCAAGCGGCGCCCGGCGAGCTAG
- a CDS encoding ABC transporter substrate-binding protein yields the protein MNTPSIRIGALAPLSRPGWVEAGQHLLAGLELAVSDVNAAGGIAGRPLELLVRDTAADPQRAAAAVDELAGLGVAALAGEYHSVVARAAAATADALGLPFLCSSAVLDTLTEQPTDWVARIAPAQSRGWRLYADFLLGAGHQRIAVATVPSVYWTSGTRILQDYITPRGGSVMEFEMNSLTPAALCDELAGKGATALLLLVGHPEPAVSIVKAVRSDQRLAGLTIGAPAGPPELPEWLALLGEDGAAIPFLRYLPEQLPPLGMRVGAALRQHLAQAPSFVAFEGYDTIAVLAETLRSHGTDRARIAEAWPSVAVEGTRGPIRFSREPGISVWQWAWPPIQIVDRDPAAPDRFRVLHAG from the coding sequence ATGAACACACCCTCCATCCGGATCGGCGCTCTGGCGCCACTGTCGCGGCCGGGCTGGGTCGAGGCAGGCCAGCATCTGCTCGCCGGGCTCGAACTGGCCGTGTCCGACGTCAATGCTGCCGGCGGGATCGCTGGACGGCCGCTCGAGCTGCTGGTCCGGGACACTGCCGCTGACCCGCAGAGGGCCGCAGCCGCAGTCGATGAGCTGGCCGGCCTGGGCGTCGCTGCTCTGGCTGGGGAGTACCACAGCGTCGTCGCGCGCGCCGCCGCTGCCACGGCCGACGCCCTGGGCCTGCCGTTCCTCTGCTCCTCGGCGGTTCTCGACACGCTCACCGAGCAGCCGACGGATTGGGTCGCGCGCATCGCTCCGGCGCAGTCCCGCGGCTGGCGACTCTACGCCGACTTCCTGCTCGGCGCGGGGCACCAGCGGATCGCCGTCGCCACCGTACCGAGTGTCTACTGGACCTCCGGGACACGCATCCTGCAGGACTACATCACGCCACGCGGTGGCAGCGTCATGGAGTTCGAGATGAACTCGCTCACGCCTGCCGCGCTCTGTGACGAACTCGCCGGCAAGGGCGCCACGGCCCTGCTGCTCCTGGTCGGTCACCCGGAGCCGGCGGTGTCGATCGTCAAGGCCGTTCGCAGCGACCAGCGCCTAGCAGGACTCACGATCGGCGCGCCGGCCGGGCCTCCGGAGCTGCCCGAATGGTTGGCACTACTGGGCGAGGACGGGGCAGCGATCCCGTTCCTGCGCTATCTGCCCGAGCAGCTTCCTCCGCTCGGTATGCGGGTCGGGGCGGCCCTGCGCCAGCATCTGGCACAGGCGCCGTCCTTCGTCGCCTTCGAGGGCTACGACACGATCGCCGTCCTCGCCGAGACGTTGCGATCTCACGGCACCGATCGGGCGCGCATTGCCGAAGCCTGGCCCAGCGTTGCAGTCGAAGGCACGCGCGGGCCGATCCGGTTCTCGCGTGAGCCGGGCATCAGCGTCTGGCAATGGGCCTGGCCGCCGATCCAGATCGTCGATCGCGATCCGGCGGCGCCCGATCGCTTTCGGGTCCTGCACGCCGGCTGA
- a CDS encoding Na/Pi cotransporter family protein: protein MNAADSTTAILIHLAGSVALLIWAVRLVRTGATRAFGSSLRQAIARFTGNRVSAMASGAVVTLILQSSTATTLLLSSFAGQALIGLPMAFAVLLGANIGTALAAFLVSFELGWIWGACLAVGVTLYLANEAMNRARNIGRLIVGIGLILLSLAELKTASAPLAQSPVFRMAFEALASEPLLAVAITVAATWLTHSSLAIVLLIASFWAGGLFPAPTALILIVGANLGNALVPVIDQLGAPVVQRRVALANLLTRIVIALIVIPFAKPLAGWFSQLSQNPARLAVEIHLALNIVGALAFLPFTGPIAALVTRLTPAAPEAETRTRPLYLDPSLLDSPPEALASAMRETLHLGDRVSAMLKDLLILLEQDKLALSREIAAADDGVDTIHEAIKLYLVQLSRRPLCEEDSRRLFEIITATTNLEHIGDIIDKNLRELAEKKIRKRYRFSEEGLAEIRDFHARVSHSLQLSLNVLASRDITLARQLFDEKSAMRVAERMATEKHYERLRSGVAQSLETSSIHLDVLRDLKRIHGHITSIAYPILEAADELSETRLRKAEEQPADERYGLALPHKPA, encoded by the coding sequence ATGAACGCCGCCGATAGCACCACCGCCATCCTGATCCACCTCGCCGGCTCGGTGGCGCTGCTGATCTGGGCGGTCCGGCTGGTGCGAACGGGCGCGACCCGGGCGTTCGGATCGTCGCTGCGGCAGGCGATCGCGCGTTTCACCGGCAATCGCGTCTCGGCCATGGCGAGCGGCGCGGTGGTCACGCTGATCCTGCAGAGCTCGACGGCGACGACGCTGCTGCTCTCCTCCTTCGCTGGCCAGGCCCTGATCGGCCTGCCCATGGCCTTCGCCGTGCTGCTCGGCGCCAATATCGGCACGGCGCTGGCGGCCTTCCTGGTCTCGTTCGAGCTCGGCTGGATCTGGGGGGCGTGTCTCGCAGTTGGCGTGACGCTCTATCTCGCCAATGAGGCGATGAACCGGGCCCGCAATATCGGGCGCCTCATCGTCGGCATCGGGCTGATCCTGCTCTCGCTCGCCGAGCTGAAGACCGCCTCGGCGCCGCTGGCGCAGTCGCCGGTCTTCCGCATGGCGTTCGAGGCCCTGGCCAGTGAGCCCCTGCTTGCCGTCGCGATCACGGTCGCGGCAACCTGGCTGACCCATTCGAGCCTCGCCATCGTCCTGCTGATCGCTTCCTTCTGGGCGGGCGGACTGTTCCCGGCCCCGACCGCGCTGATCCTGATCGTCGGCGCCAATCTCGGCAATGCGCTGGTGCCGGTGATCGACCAGCTCGGCGCGCCGGTCGTGCAGCGCCGGGTCGCGCTCGCCAACCTTTTGACGCGCATCGTCATTGCGCTGATCGTCATCCCCTTCGCCAAGCCGCTGGCGGGGTGGTTCTCGCAGCTGTCGCAGAATCCCGCGCGTCTCGCGGTCGAAATCCATCTGGCGCTGAACATCGTTGGCGCCCTCGCCTTCCTGCCCTTCACCGGTCCGATCGCCGCGCTGGTCACCCGTCTGACCCCGGCCGCGCCCGAAGCGGAGACGCGCACACGCCCGCTCTATCTCGACCCCAGCCTGCTCGACAGCCCGCCCGAAGCCCTCGCCAGCGCGATGCGCGAGACACTGCATCTCGGCGACCGCGTGAGCGCCATGCTGAAGGACCTGCTGATCCTGCTGGAGCAGGACAAGCTCGCGCTCTCCCGCGAGATCGCCGCGGCCGATGACGGCGTCGACACCATCCACGAGGCGATCAAGCTCTATCTCGTCCAGCTCTCGCGCCGCCCGCTCTGCGAGGAGGACAGCCGGCGCCTGTTCGAGATCATCACGGCGACCACCAATCTCGAGCATATCGGCGACATCATCGACAAGAACCTGCGGGAACTCGCGGAGAAGAAGATCCGCAAGCGCTACCGCTTCTCCGAGGAAGGCCTCGCCGAGATTCGCGACTTCCATGCCCGCGTCAGCCACAGCCTGCAGCTTTCGCTCAACGTGCTGGCCTCGCGCGACATCACTCTCGCCCGCCAGCTCTTCGACGAGAAGAGCGCGATGCGCGTTGCCGAGCGCATGGCGACCGAGAAGCATTACGAGCGCCTCCGCAGCGGGGTCGCTCAGTCGCTCGAGACCTCATCGATCCATCTCGACGTATTGCGCGACTTGAAACGCATCCACGGCCACATCACCTCGATCGCCTATCCGATCCTGGAAGCCGCCGACGAGCTCAGCGAGACCCGGCTGCGCAAGGCTGAGGAGCAGCCTGCCGACGAGCGCTACGGCCTCGCTCTGCCGCATAAGCCAGCCTGA
- a CDS encoding SDR family NAD(P)-dependent oxidoreductase, with amino-acid sequence MSNERKVAIVTGASQGIGAALVKGFRDRNYRVVATSRSITQGSDPDILAVPGDIADPATAEAVVREAIARFERIDTLVNNAGIFIAKPFTDYTVEDFQTKIATNLAGFFHITQQAVAAMLKQGSGHVVSITTSLTDHAVAGVPTVLANLTKGGINSATKALAVEYATRGIRVNAVSPGIIKTPMHAPQTHEFLANLHPVKRMGEVRDIVDAVLFLESAGFVTGEILHVDGGQSAGH; translated from the coding sequence ATGAGCAACGAACGGAAGGTCGCCATCGTCACCGGCGCCTCGCAGGGCATCGGCGCTGCGCTGGTCAAGGGTTTCCGCGACCGCAATTATCGGGTCGTCGCGACATCGCGCTCGATCACGCAAGGCAGCGACCCGGATATTCTCGCGGTGCCCGGCGATATTGCCGATCCGGCGACGGCCGAGGCGGTCGTACGCGAGGCGATCGCCCGCTTCGAGCGCATCGACACGCTGGTCAACAATGCCGGCATCTTCATCGCCAAGCCCTTCACCGACTACACGGTTGAAGACTTCCAGACCAAGATCGCCACCAATCTCGCCGGCTTCTTCCACATCACCCAGCAGGCCGTGGCCGCCATGCTGAAGCAGGGCTCCGGCCATGTCGTCAGCATCACCACGAGCCTGACCGACCATGCGGTCGCGGGCGTTCCGACCGTGCTCGCCAACCTGACCAAGGGCGGCATCAATTCGGCGACCAAGGCGCTGGCGGTCGAATACGCCACCCGGGGCATCCGCGTGAACGCGGTCTCGCCCGGCATCATTAAGACCCCGATGCACGCGCCGCAGACGCATGAATTCCTGGCCAACCTGCACCCGGTCAAGCGCATGGGCGAGGTCCGCGACATCGTCGACGCCGTGCTTTTCCTGGAAAGCGCCGGTTTCGTCACTGGCGAGATCCTGCATGTCGATGGCGGCCAGAGCGCCGGCCACTGA
- a CDS encoding LysR family transcriptional regulator: MDRIDAMKVFIAALDEGSLAGAGRLLGRSPAAVSRAVAFLEQQAGTPLLHRTTRSIRLSETGERYAAACRRVLADLQELDAVGAGEQAAPRGTLTITAPPISGEEILRPIVDAFIEAFPAVSVNLVLLSRGANLVEEGIDIALRILDLPDSAMTAIRIGGEVRPVIVASPRYLSQHPRIDEPGDLARHSIIACTDFGRDAWIFPPVKGGSVPRSVQFKPRLTVNSVRAALGAAVGGLGVTRLFTYHVAERVQDGSLELLLRDAEPPARPVNLVMPQGRSSVPKVRAFLNFAVPRLRADFARLSAASGVMHP, from the coding sequence ATGGATCGCATCGACGCGATGAAAGTGTTCATCGCCGCACTGGACGAGGGCAGCCTCGCCGGGGCAGGACGCCTGCTTGGCCGCTCCCCGGCTGCCGTCAGCCGGGCCGTCGCCTTTCTCGAACAGCAAGCCGGTACTCCGCTGCTGCATCGGACGACCCGCTCGATCCGGCTGAGCGAGACCGGCGAGCGCTATGCTGCGGCCTGCCGCCGCGTCCTCGCCGACCTGCAGGAGCTCGACGCGGTCGGCGCCGGCGAGCAAGCCGCCCCGCGCGGCACCTTGACCATCACAGCGCCGCCGATCAGTGGCGAGGAAATCCTGCGGCCGATCGTCGATGCCTTCATCGAGGCCTTCCCGGCTGTCTCGGTCAATCTCGTCCTGCTCTCGCGTGGCGCCAACCTGGTCGAGGAAGGCATCGACATTGCCTTGCGTATCCTCGACCTGCCGGATTCGGCGATGACGGCCATCCGCATCGGCGGCGAGGTCCGGCCGGTGATCGTGGCCTCGCCACGCTATCTCAGCCAGCACCCGCGCATCGACGAGCCAGGGGACCTGGCCAGGCACAGCATCATCGCCTGTACCGATTTCGGGCGCGATGCCTGGATCTTCCCGCCCGTGAAGGGCGGCTCCGTGCCCCGCTCCGTCCAGTTCAAGCCGCGGCTCACCGTCAACAGTGTCAGGGCAGCATTGGGGGCTGCGGTCGGCGGGCTCGGCGTGACGCGGCTGTTCACCTACCATGTCGCCGAACGCGTGCAGGACGGTTCGCTCGAGCTCCTGCTGCGGGATGCCGAGCCCCCGGCCCGCCCCGTCAACCTGGTCATGCCGCAGGGCCGCTCCAGCGTCCCCAAGGTCCGGGCGTTCCTCAATTTCGCCGTGCCGCGCCTGCGGGCCGACTTCGCGCGGCTCTCGGCCGCGTCGGGCGTGATGCACCCCTGA
- the purU gene encoding formyltetrahydrofolate deformylase, whose translation MLDRTSVLTLSCPDRPGIVAAVSTLLFEAGCNILDAQQYDDIETGRFFMRVVFARLDGAQPQEAIAAGIEALAQRFAMTINLSERARKKRVLLLVSKFDHCLVDLIYRWRIGELPMEIAGIVSNHERAAIASTDIGDLPFHHLPVTRQTKMEQEAEIWRLVQETKTALVVLARYMQILSDGLSAKLAGRCINIHHSFLPGFKGAKPYHQAHERGVKLIGATAHYVTPDLDEGPIIEQDVERISHRDTPDDLVRKGRDIERRVLARAVSHHLEDRIVLNGKKTVVFTD comes from the coding sequence ATGCTCGACCGTACCAGCGTGCTCACCCTCTCCTGCCCCGACCGCCCGGGGATCGTCGCCGCCGTCTCGACCCTGCTGTTCGAGGCCGGCTGCAACATCCTCGACGCCCAGCAATATGACGACATCGAAACCGGCCGCTTCTTCATGCGCGTCGTCTTCGCCCGCCTCGACGGCGCACAGCCGCAGGAGGCCATCGCCGCCGGCATCGAGGCGCTCGCCCAGCGCTTTGCCATGACGATCAACCTCAGCGAGCGGGCCAGGAAGAAGCGCGTGCTGCTGCTGGTCTCGAAGTTCGACCATTGCCTGGTCGACCTGATCTATCGCTGGCGCATCGGCGAACTGCCGATGGAGATCGCGGGAATCGTCTCCAACCATGAGCGTGCCGCCATCGCCTCGACCGACATCGGCGACCTGCCCTTCCACCATCTGCCGGTGACGCGCCAGACCAAGATGGAGCAGGAGGCCGAGATCTGGCGGCTGGTGCAAGAGACGAAGACCGCCCTCGTCGTGCTCGCCCGCTACATGCAGATCCTGTCGGACGGGCTCTCGGCCAAGCTCGCCGGACGCTGCATCAACATCCACCACTCGTTCCTGCCCGGCTTCAAGGGCGCCAAGCCCTATCACCAGGCGCATGAGCGCGGGGTGAAGCTGATCGGCGCGACCGCGCACTATGTCACCCCGGATCTCGACGAGGGGCCAATCATCGAGCAGGACGTCGAGCGCATCAGCCATCGCGACACGCCCGACGACCTCGTCCGCAAGGGCCGCGACATCGAGCGGCGCGTGCTGGCCCGGGCCGTGTCGCACCACCTCGAAGACCGGATCGTGCTCAACGGCAAGAAGACGGTGGTGTTTACCGATTGA
- a CDS encoding lipid kinase translates to MNQPTRKRALLLRNPKARRGSESIEPLLQRLEAGGLDVTIETFEALPEIARDIVRLRDRADLVIVCGGDGSVSSAALAAMESGLPMGIIPMGTANDLALTLGIPSDLVAAAEVIARGETRPVDVGTVNGHAFFNVASIGLSSDLAQSLDPVLKKRFGRLGYALAAMKVMTRAARFKARITEKGQTTEVETYQVAIGNGRHYGGGNVVEESAEIDDGHLDLYSLEISNLWKLALMLRSFRSGTHGAWREVRTARCVEFDIETKRPMPVNTDGEIVTATPAHFKVHPKAISIFTPSAGAGDTASRPHLYHR, encoded by the coding sequence ATGAATCAACCCACCCGCAAGCGCGCTCTGCTGCTGCGCAATCCCAAGGCGCGGCGCGGCAGTGAGTCGATCGAGCCGCTCTTGCAGCGGCTCGAAGCCGGCGGTCTTGATGTCACCATCGAGACCTTCGAGGCGTTGCCGGAGATTGCCCGCGACATCGTGCGGCTGCGGGATCGGGCCGATCTCGTCATCGTCTGCGGCGGCGACGGCTCGGTCTCGTCGGCGGCGCTGGCAGCGATGGAAAGCGGCCTGCCGATGGGCATCATCCCGATGGGCACCGCCAACGATCTTGCGCTGACACTCGGCATCCCGTCCGACCTCGTCGCTGCTGCCGAGGTGATCGCCCGTGGCGAGACGCGGCCGGTCGATGTCGGCACCGTGAATGGCCACGCCTTCTTCAATGTCGCCAGCATCGGGCTGAGCAGCGATCTGGCGCAGAGCCTCGATCCGGTGCTGAAGAAGCGCTTCGGCCGGCTCGGCTATGCGCTCGCGGCGATGAAGGTCATGACCCGGGCGGCGCGCTTCAAGGCCAGGATCACCGAGAAGGGCCAGACCACCGAGGTCGAGACCTATCAGGTCGCGATCGGCAATGGCCGGCACTATGGCGGTGGCAATGTCGTCGAGGAGAGCGCTGAGATCGATGACGGCCATCTCGATCTCTACAGCCTCGAGATCAGCAATCTCTGGAAGCTGGCGCTGATGCTGCGCTCGTTCCGGTCGGGCACGCATGGTGCCTGGCGCGAGGTGCGCACGGCGCGCTGCGTCGAGTTCGACATCGAGACCAAGCGGCCGATGCCGGTGAACACCGATGGCGAGATCGTCACCGCGACGCCCGCCCATTTCAAGGTCCACCCCAAGGCGATCTCGATCTTCACGCCGAGCGCCGGGGCGGGCGATACGGCGTCGCGGCCGCATCTCTATCACCGCTGA
- a CDS encoding NAD(P)H-dependent flavin oxidoreductase has product MTSTAQARLLDLFGIELPIIQGPMALASTPEMVIAVSEAGGLGSLAGAQYNEAGLRAALDTVRAGTRRPINVNFFCHTPPADDPARQAAWLKHLSGYYAEAGLDPDMPKTPSGRTPFDASLAGVVEEYRPEVVSFHFGLPASELFERVKRTGAKVIASATTVPEARWLAEHGVDAVIAMGAEAGGHRGIFLNDRISEQVGTFALVPQVVDAVSVPVIAAGGITDRRGVKAAFALGAAAVQVGTAYLFTPEASISPIYRKALEMGERPTAITNLFTGRPARGIVNRAMAELGPISELAPAFPTAGTALGPLRSAAEAVGRDDFTLLWAGQAYPLARPMTSTELTRMLAGLGGR; this is encoded by the coding sequence TTGACCAGCACCGCACAAGCGCGACTGCTTGACCTGTTCGGCATCGAATTGCCGATCATCCAGGGGCCGATGGCCCTGGCGTCGACGCCGGAGATGGTGATCGCCGTCAGCGAAGCCGGCGGGCTCGGCTCGCTGGCCGGCGCGCAGTACAATGAAGCGGGGCTCAGGGCCGCGCTCGACACGGTGCGGGCCGGCACGCGCCGGCCGATCAACGTCAACTTCTTCTGCCATACGCCGCCGGCCGACGATCCGGCCCGGCAAGCGGCCTGGCTGAAGCACCTTTCCGGCTACTATGCCGAAGCCGGGCTCGATCCGGACATGCCGAAGACGCCGAGCGGACGCACACCCTTCGACGCCTCCCTTGCCGGTGTCGTCGAGGAGTATCGTCCAGAGGTCGTCAGCTTCCATTTCGGCCTGCCGGCATCTGAACTTTTCGAGCGGGTCAAGCGCACCGGCGCCAAGGTGATCGCCTCGGCGACCACGGTGCCCGAGGCGCGCTGGCTTGCCGAGCACGGCGTCGACGCGGTCATCGCCATGGGCGCCGAGGCCGGCGGCCATCGCGGCATTTTCCTCAACGACAGGATCTCTGAGCAGGTCGGCACCTTCGCGCTGGTGCCGCAGGTCGTCGATGCCGTCTCCGTCCCGGTGATCGCCGCCGGCGGCATCACCGACCGGCGCGGCGTGAAGGCTGCGTTCGCCCTCGGTGCAGCCGCCGTCCAGGTCGGCACCGCCTATTTGTTCACGCCGGAAGCGAGCATCTCGCCGATCTACCGCAAGGCGCTCGAAATGGGCGAGCGCCCGACCGCGATCACCAACCTGTTCACCGGCCGGCCGGCGCGCGGCATCGTCAACCGGGCGATGGCGGAGCTCGGCCCAATCTCCGAGCTCGCCCCTGCCTTTCCGACCGCTGGTACGGCATTAGGGCCGCTGCGCAGCGCCGCCGAGGCGGTCGGCCGCGACGACTTCACCTTGCTATGGGCGGGCCAAGCCTACCCGCTCGCCAGGCCGATGACATCGACGGAACTGACGCGGATGCTCGCCGGGCTAGGCGGCCGATAG
- a CDS encoding orotate phosphoribosyltransferase: MPNLYMPVDRDTIALEAAKMLLEIKAVHFYSDKPFIFTSGWASPVYIDCRKIISFPRLRSSLIDFAATTIVRDIGYESIDIVAGGETAGIPFAAWISDRLSLPMQYVRKKPKGFGRNAQIEGEVVEGARTLLVEDLATDGGSKVNFCKALRDAGAKVDHCFVLFYYDIFPQGRAMMQEIGVGLHYLTTWWDVLKVAKASGHFEPKVLDEVESFLNEPAKWSAAHGGISDFNQAKTG; encoded by the coding sequence ATGCCCAATCTCTACATGCCGGTCGACCGGGACACCATCGCGCTCGAAGCGGCCAAGATGCTGCTGGAGATCAAGGCGGTCCACTTCTACAGCGACAAGCCCTTCATCTTCACCTCGGGCTGGGCGAGCCCGGTCTATATCGACTGCCGGAAGATCATCTCCTTCCCACGTTTGCGCTCCTCGCTGATCGATTTCGCGGCGACCACCATCGTGCGCGACATCGGCTATGAATCGATCGACATCGTCGCCGGCGGCGAGACGGCCGGCATCCCCTTCGCTGCCTGGATTTCCGACCGGCTCTCGCTGCCGATGCAGTATGTCCGCAAGAAGCCCAAGGGCTTTGGCCGCAACGCGCAGATCGAAGGCGAGGTGGTCGAGGGCGCACGCACGCTGCTGGTCGAGGACCTAGCCACCGATGGCGGCAGCAAGGTCAATTTCTGCAAGGCGCTGCGCGATGCCGGCGCCAAGGTCGATCACTGCTTTGTGCTGTTCTACTACGACATCTTCCCGCAGGGGCGCGCGATGATGCAGGAGATCGGCGTCGGCCTGCACTATCTCACCACCTGGTGGGACGTGCTCAAGGTCGCCAAGGCGAGCGGCCATTTCGAGCCGAAGGTGCTGGACGAGGTCGAGAGCTTCCTCAACGAGCCGGCCAAATGGTCGGCCGCGCATGGCGGCATCTCGGACTTCAACCAGGCCAAGACCGGCTGA